In one window of Henckelia pumila isolate YLH828 chromosome 1, ASM3356847v2, whole genome shotgun sequence DNA:
- the LOC140880743 gene encoding myb-related protein 330-like: MGRSPCCEKSHTNKGSWTKEEDRRLIAYIHAHGEGCWRSLPKAAGLLRCGKSCRLRWINYLRPDLKRGNFTQQEDEIIIKLHSLLGNKWSSIAGRLPGRTDNEIKNYWNTHIKRKLISSGIDPQTHRPLKSSTAAAASNVCLDFRNSNDHPIISHNHRQPLTLSADDDDDDKCNSSTTEESQPSSQQEEAAAAAAAQAVLDLELSIGLIYASRPKYGNSASFNSSSAESRNIFYEFLRTDSGGGDAV; this comes from the exons ATGGGTCGTTCCCCTTGCTGTGAAAAAAGTCACACCAACAAAGGTTCTTGGACTAAAGAAGAAGATCGACGACTTATCGCTTACATCCACGCTCATGGCGAAGGCTGCTGGCGATCCCTCCCCAAAGCAGCAG gaTTGCTAAGGTGCGGGAAGAGTTGCAGATTGAGATGGATAAACTATCTGAGGCCTGATCTCAAAAGAGGAAACTTCACGCAACAAGAAGATGAAATCATCATCAAACTTCACAGTCTGCTGGGAAAtaa ATGGTCTTCTATAGCGGGAAGGCTGCCCGGAAGAACGGACAACGAGATAAAGAATTACTGGAACACACACATCAAACGCAAGCTTATCAGCAGCGGCATCGACCCACAAACCCACCGGCCACTGAAGTCCTCCACCGCCGCCGCCGCCTCAAACGTCTGCTTGGACTTCAGAAACTCGAATGATCATCCCATTATAAGTCATAATCACAGGCAGCCGTTGACGCTGTCggctgatgatgatgatgatgataaatGCAACAGCAGCACGACGGAGGAGTCCCAGCCGTCGTCGCAGCAGGAGGaggccgccgccgccgccgccgcacAGGCTGTGCTGGACTTGGAGCTCTCCATAGGGTTAATTTATGCTTCGCGGCCCAAGTACGGTAACAGTGCTTCTTTCAACTCATCCTCAGCGGAGTCGAGGAATATTTTCTACGAGTTCTTACGTACGGACTCCGGTGGTGGCGACGCCGTGTGA
- the LOC140876049 gene encoding uncharacterized protein At4g06598-like isoform X2, which translates to MESSNLGTHFPFLPANSTTYTHFSPFESKGKSRNPEAPNTHQRCSSESFLEEQPSWLDDLLNDSEVFTYKGHRRSASDSYAYLGDAAEKFSVRGKSKYESPFIGNLGPQKDVDSTSIDNKINSLDEKSDQVTGEVEGALGVGKNREQRSSRTLEGSADKASDSQLKPSASKLDSKRAKQHNAHRSRVRKLQYISHLERTVQMLQAEGSEISAELRFLEQQNAILIMENRALRQRLESISQEQIIKHWEQEMLEREIGRLQTLYHLQKQQQMHQQQQPQHHPKQRRNHDHQSNSSQ; encoded by the exons ATGGAAAGCTCTAATCTTGGCACACATTTCCCTTTCCTCCCTGCTAATTCCACCACCTACACTCACTTTTCGCCGTTTGAATCCAAAGGGAAATCGAGGAATCCCGAAGCCCCCAATACCCATCAGCGTTGTTCTTCCGAGAGCTTCCTCGAGGAGCAACCATCTTGGCTCGACGATCTTCTCAATGACTCTGAAGTTTTTACTTACAAAGGTCATCGCCGATCAGCAAGCGATTCTTATGCATACTTGGGTGATGCAGCGGAGAAATTTAGCGTAAGAGGGAAATCGAAATATGAAAGTCCATTTATTGGGAACCTAGGACCCCAAAAAGATGTAGACAGCACCTCCATTGACAACAAGATCAACTCCTTGGATGAGAAAAGTGATCAG GTGACAGGAGAAGTGGAAGGTGCTTTAGGTGTAGGGAAGAACAGAGAGCAAAGAAGTTCGCGAACTCTTGAAGGCTCTGCTGATAAAGCTAGTGATTCTCAACTTAAGCCTTCTGCGTCGAAGTTGGATTCAAAGCGAGCCAAACA GCACAATGCTCATCGTTCGCGGGTGAGGAAACTTCAATACATATCTCATCTTGAAAGGACTGTCCAAATGCTACAG GCAGAAGGATCTGAAATCTCAGCTGAACTTAGATTTCTTGAACAGCAAAATGCAATCCTGATCATGGAAAATAGAGCACTTAGGCAACGCCTCGAGAGTATATCACAGGAGCAGATCATCAAACATT GGGAGCAAGAGATGCTGGAACGTGAAATTGGGAGGCTGCAAACTCTATATCATTTACAGAAGCAACAGCAAATGCATCAACAGCAACAGCCGCAGCATCATCCCAAACAACGCCGCAACCACGATCACCAATCGAACAGTTCCCAGTGA
- the LOC140876049 gene encoding uncharacterized protein At4g06598-like isoform X1, whose translation MQVGWLCAGDYYMESSNLGTHFPFLPANSTTYTHFSPFESKGKSRNPEAPNTHQRCSSESFLEEQPSWLDDLLNDSEVFTYKGHRRSASDSYAYLGDAAEKFSVRGKSKYESPFIGNLGPQKDVDSTSIDNKINSLDEKSDQVTGEVEGALGVGKNREQRSSRTLEGSADKASDSQLKPSASKLDSKRAKQHNAHRSRVRKLQYISHLERTVQMLQAEGSEISAELRFLEQQNAILIMENRALRQRLESISQEQIIKHWEQEMLEREIGRLQTLYHLQKQQQMHQQQQPQHHPKQRRNHDHQSNSSQ comes from the exons ATGCAGGTTGGCTGGCTTTGTGCAGGGGATTATTATATGGAAAGCTCTAATCTTGGCACACATTTCCCTTTCCTCCCTGCTAATTCCACCACCTACACTCACTTTTCGCCGTTTGAATCCAAAGGGAAATCGAGGAATCCCGAAGCCCCCAATACCCATCAGCGTTGTTCTTCCGAGAGCTTCCTCGAGGAGCAACCATCTTGGCTCGACGATCTTCTCAATGACTCTGAAGTTTTTACTTACAAAGGTCATCGCCGATCAGCAAGCGATTCTTATGCATACTTGGGTGATGCAGCGGAGAAATTTAGCGTAAGAGGGAAATCGAAATATGAAAGTCCATTTATTGGGAACCTAGGACCCCAAAAAGATGTAGACAGCACCTCCATTGACAACAAGATCAACTCCTTGGATGAGAAAAGTGATCAG GTGACAGGAGAAGTGGAAGGTGCTTTAGGTGTAGGGAAGAACAGAGAGCAAAGAAGTTCGCGAACTCTTGAAGGCTCTGCTGATAAAGCTAGTGATTCTCAACTTAAGCCTTCTGCGTCGAAGTTGGATTCAAAGCGAGCCAAACA GCACAATGCTCATCGTTCGCGGGTGAGGAAACTTCAATACATATCTCATCTTGAAAGGACTGTCCAAATGCTACAG GCAGAAGGATCTGAAATCTCAGCTGAACTTAGATTTCTTGAACAGCAAAATGCAATCCTGATCATGGAAAATAGAGCACTTAGGCAACGCCTCGAGAGTATATCACAGGAGCAGATCATCAAACATT GGGAGCAAGAGATGCTGGAACGTGAAATTGGGAGGCTGCAAACTCTATATCATTTACAGAAGCAACAGCAAATGCATCAACAGCAACAGCCGCAGCATCATCCCAAACAACGCCGCAACCACGATCACCAATCGAACAGTTCCCAGTGA